A portion of the Lolium rigidum isolate FL_2022 chromosome 1, APGP_CSIRO_Lrig_0.1, whole genome shotgun sequence genome contains these proteins:
- the LOC124681369 gene encoding vacuolar-processing enzyme beta-isozyme 1-like — translation MARWWVCGLLSLLAVAAVAAEGSAEPLIRLPTQDEHDAAPAPAPSAEEGITRWAVLVAGSSGYGNYRHQADVCHAYQILKKGGLKEENIVVFMYDDIANNHENPRRGVIINHPKGKDVYAGVPKDYTGDQVTTENFFAVLMGNKTAVTGGSRKVINSKPNDHIFIYYADHGGAGSLGMPNNPWLFAGDFIKVLREKHASKSYSKMVIYVEACDSGSMFEGIMPQDLNIYVTTAANAQESSWGTYCPGWNPPPPHEYLTCLGDVYSVSWMEDSETHNLKKEAIKDQYESVKKRTSSSNSLTGSHVMEYGDKTFKDEKLFLYQGFDPANVNNTNRLPLPSLEGAINQRDADILFMWKRYEQLNAGSEEKVQVLKKIKETVAHRKHLDSSIDFIGKLVFGFEKGPSVLEAPRSSGQPVVDDWDCLKRMVRVFESHCGSLTQYGMKHMRAFANLCNNGVSEAEMKEASVGACGGYNSGKWSPLVLGHSA, via the exons ATGGCTCGCTGGTGGGTGTGCGGACTCCTCTCGCTCCTGGCGGTGGCCGCGGTCGCTGCGGAGGGGAGTGCGGAGCCGCTGATTCGGCTGCCGACGCAGGATGAGCATGACGCTGCTCCCGCCCCTGCCCCGTCGGCGGAGGAAGGGATCACGAGGTGGGCAGTGCTCGTTGCGGGCTCCTCCGGCTACGGGAACTACCGTCACCAG GCCGATGTGTGCCACGCCTACCAGATTCTGAAGAAGGGAGGGCTGAAGGAGGAGAACATCGTGGTGTTTATGTACGATGACATCGCCAATAACCATGAGAACCCGAGACGTGGAGTCATCATCAACCATCCTAAAGGCAAAGATGTTTACGCGGGTGTTCCCAAG GACTACACTGGTGACCAGGTCACTACTGAAAACTTCTTCGCGGTCCTCATGGGCAACAAAACAGCGGTTACCGGAGGGAGTAGGAAAGTCATAAACAGCAAACCGAATGATCACATCTTCATCTATTATGCAGATCATGGGGGGGCTGGTTCTCTTG GTATGCCCAACAATCCATGGCTTTTTGCTGGCGACTTCATTAAGGTGTTGCGAGAAAAGCATGCTTCCAAGAGCTATTCAAAAATG GTTATATATGTCGAAGCGTGTGATAGTGGCAGTATGTTTGAGGGTATAATGCCTCAAGATCTTAATATTTATGTTACAACAGCAGCAAACGCACAGGAAAGTAGTTGGGGAACATACTGCCCAGGATGGAATCCACCACCTCCTCACGAATACCTTACCTGTTTAGGTGACGTCTACAGTGTGTCTTGGATGGAAGACAG TGAAACTCACAATCTAAAGAAGGAAGCAATCAAGGATCAGTACGAGTCG GTTAAAAAGAGAACCTCAAGCTCAAATAGCCTAACTGGTTCTCATGTCATGGAGTATGGTGACAAGACATTCAAGGACGAGAAGCTTTTCCTTTATCAAGGCTTTGATCCTGCAAATGTCAACAACACAAACAGGCTGCCTTTGCCCAGCCTGGAGGGTGCAATCAATCAAAGGGATGCGGACATTCTTTTCATGTGGAAGAGG TATGAGCAGCTAAATGCTGGATCGGAAGAGAAGGTGCAGGTTCTGAAAAAGATCAAAGAAACCGTGGCACATAGGAAGCACCTCGACAGCAGTATTGATTTCATCGGGAAGCTTGTGTTTGGATTTGAGAAGGGCCCTTCAGTGCTTGAAGCTCCTAGAAGCTCCGGCCAACCAGTAGTCGACGACTGGGATTGCTTGAAGAGGATG GTGCGCGTTTTCGAATCCCACTGCGGATCACTTACTCAGTACGGCATGAAACACATGAGGGCCTTCGCAAACCTCTGCAACAACGGCGTCTCCGAGGCAGAGATGAAGGAGGCGAGCGTCGGTGCTTGCGGCGGTTACAACTCGGGGAAGTGGAGCCCACTGGTTCTAGGCCACAGCGCCTGA